The following coding sequences lie in one Longimicrobium sp. genomic window:
- a CDS encoding HAMP domain-containing methyl-accepting chemotaxis protein, with product MSAAWQMGRGRGTLKRWLYLGGAVIVAVSMIGAVTSVMVLQKLSRDMESRMSQLRISSEIGTSLESLILNQIAAGERYLVSPDPQFAQAFSQYGRQAHESRRRYRDLENLSTAESQQIAAIEQAHQRIEVEYALAHAQVDVGERDAALRRVAVVRPQTRELEQSIRAISAAQTQKVTDAARELRGEVSRWQLLLGALGLLAGLFTAGLIYLVLRQIQTPLRTLELAATQLGEGDLRVSFNGQTAGMTREFATLAGAFEQMAGQLRNIVGETAGTAQRISNFASDLSSISEEVAASSGEVATAMVGIAGGAETQSQGLQATRDALEEMGQRSEEIAHASQMVTSLSEQIYVVAAQSRTEVSGALQRLLEIREVVTESASQVNELAQTSAQIDRFVETITAIARQTNLLALNAAIEAARAGEHGRGFAVVAEEVRKLAEGSARAANEVAQNVQAIRGRIAEVVGTMGRSTEKVADVEEVSRGADSALEQILAAVDGVRLAANQVEEAAVRNSQAMGGVESALTDVSTTSETHAAAAEEVSAAAEEQSAATQEMSASSAELLHAAERMRELVSGFKT from the coding sequence ATGAGCGCGGCGTGGCAGATGGGCCGGGGGCGCGGCACCCTCAAGCGCTGGCTGTACCTGGGCGGCGCCGTCATCGTAGCCGTGTCGATGATCGGCGCCGTCACCTCGGTGATGGTGCTGCAGAAGCTGTCGCGCGACATGGAAAGCCGCATGTCGCAGCTGCGCATCAGCTCCGAGATCGGCACCTCGCTGGAGTCGCTGATCCTCAACCAGATCGCCGCGGGCGAGCGCTACCTGGTGAGCCCCGACCCGCAGTTCGCGCAGGCGTTCTCGCAGTACGGAAGGCAGGCGCACGAGTCGCGGCGCCGCTACCGCGACCTGGAAAACCTGTCCACCGCCGAGAGCCAGCAGATCGCGGCCATCGAGCAGGCACACCAGCGCATCGAGGTGGAGTACGCCCTGGCGCACGCACAGGTAGACGTGGGCGAGCGCGACGCGGCGCTGCGCCGCGTCGCGGTGGTCCGCCCGCAGACGCGGGAGCTGGAGCAGTCCATCCGCGCCATCAGCGCCGCGCAGACACAGAAGGTGACCGACGCCGCCCGCGAACTGCGCGGCGAGGTGAGCCGCTGGCAGCTGCTGCTGGGCGCCCTGGGGCTGCTGGCGGGCCTGTTCACCGCCGGGCTCATCTACCTGGTGCTGCGGCAGATCCAGACGCCGCTGCGCACGCTGGAACTGGCCGCCACGCAGCTGGGCGAGGGCGACCTTCGCGTGAGCTTCAACGGCCAGACGGCGGGGATGACGCGCGAGTTCGCCACGCTGGCCGGCGCCTTCGAGCAGATGGCCGGGCAGCTGCGCAACATCGTGGGCGAAACCGCGGGAACCGCGCAGCGCATCAGCAACTTCGCCTCGGACCTGTCCAGCATCAGCGAAGAGGTGGCCGCCTCCAGCGGCGAGGTGGCCACGGCCATGGTGGGCATCGCCGGCGGCGCCGAAACGCAGTCGCAGGGGCTGCAGGCCACCCGGGACGCGCTCGAAGAGATGGGGCAGCGCTCCGAGGAGATCGCCCACGCATCGCAGATGGTGACGTCGCTTTCCGAGCAGATCTACGTGGTGGCCGCGCAAAGCCGCACCGAGGTGTCGGGGGCGCTGCAGCGGCTGCTGGAGATCCGCGAGGTGGTGACCGAGTCGGCCAGCCAGGTGAACGAGCTGGCGCAGACCTCGGCGCAGATCGACCGCTTCGTGGAGACGATCACCGCCATCGCGCGGCAGACCAACCTGCTGGCGCTGAACGCGGCCATCGAGGCGGCGCGCGCGGGCGAGCACGGCCGCGGCTTCGCGGTGGTCGCCGAAGAGGTGCGGAAGCTGGCCGAGGGCTCGGCCCGCGCGGCCAACGAGGTCGCGCAGAACGTGCAGGCCATCCGCGGGCGCATCGCCGAGGTGGTGGGCACCATGGGGCGCAGCACCGAAAAGGTGGCCGACGTCGAAGAGGTGTCGCGCGGCGCCGACAGCGCGCTGGAGCAGATCCTGGCGGCGGTGGACGGGGTTCGCCTGGCCGCCAACCAGGTAGAGGAAGCCGCCGTGCGCAATTCGCAGGCGATGGGCGGAGTGGAGTCGGCGCTGACGGACGTGTCCACCACCTCCGAGACGCACGCCGCCGCCGCCGAGGAGGTCTCGGCCGCCGCCGAAGAGCAGTCGGCCGCCACGCAGGAGATGTCGGCGTCGAGCGCCGAGCTGCTGCACGCCGCCGAGCGCATGCGCGAGCTGGTCAGCGGCTTCAAGACCTGA
- a CDS encoding ABC transporter ATP-binding protein, with product MSDDALEPDARAYDARLLRRMIGYLRPYKWRVALALLLLFAGAALELAGPYLTKVALDRAIPERDAALLTRLVAFYVGALVLAFATEYLHTLLTTWLGQRVMFDLRTEVFAHLQRLSLRYFDRNPVGRLMTRVTNDVEQLNEAFSSGLVTVFGDVFTVLFILGLMLQLNWRLALVTFTVLPLVAVTTFTFRGLIRTAYRDIRVRLARINAFTQEHVSGLRVVQLFGRERPVMESFKQVNADHLEAHLRSITYYALFFPVIEVLTAVALALILWYGGGETIQGAMTVGVVAAFLQYTRRFFRPIQDLSEKYNILQGAMAASERIFELLDTEPEVRDAAEPLRLPEPGRGEIEFRDVWFRYDDEGEWVLRGVSFVARPGERVAIVGATGAGKSTIISLLMRFYEPSRGEVRFDGVPIHRVAVAELRGRISLVLQDVFLFSEDVASNIRLGDEGISDEAVRQAAVRVGADRFVQRLPGGYAQPLGERGLSLSVGERQLVSFARALAFEPLVLVLDEATSSVDSELEAQIDEALAELMRGRTSLVIAHRLSTVQSADQILVLHHGELRERGTHGELLRQGGLYSRLHELQFVRSSGG from the coding sequence GTGAGCGACGACGCCTTGGAGCCCGACGCCCGGGCCTACGACGCGCGGCTCCTGCGCCGCATGATCGGCTACCTGCGCCCCTACAAGTGGCGCGTGGCGCTGGCGCTGCTACTGCTCTTTGCCGGGGCCGCGCTGGAGCTGGCGGGGCCGTACCTGACCAAGGTGGCGCTGGACCGGGCCATCCCCGAGCGCGACGCAGCCCTGCTGACGCGGCTGGTGGCGTTCTACGTGGGTGCGCTGGTGCTGGCGTTCGCCACCGAGTACCTGCACACCCTGCTGACCACCTGGCTGGGGCAGCGGGTGATGTTCGACCTGCGCACGGAGGTGTTTGCGCACCTTCAGCGGCTGTCGCTGCGCTACTTCGACCGCAACCCCGTCGGCCGGCTGATGACGCGGGTGACCAACGACGTCGAGCAGCTGAACGAAGCCTTTTCGTCCGGTCTGGTCACCGTGTTCGGCGACGTGTTCACCGTGCTCTTCATCCTGGGGCTGATGCTTCAGCTGAACTGGCGGCTGGCGCTGGTGACCTTTACCGTGCTGCCGCTGGTGGCGGTGACCACGTTCACCTTCCGCGGGCTGATCCGCACGGCGTACCGCGACATCCGGGTGCGGCTGGCGCGCATCAACGCCTTTACGCAGGAGCACGTTTCCGGCTTGCGCGTGGTGCAGCTCTTCGGGCGCGAGCGGCCGGTGATGGAGAGCTTCAAGCAGGTGAACGCCGACCACCTGGAGGCGCACCTGCGCTCCATCACCTACTACGCCCTGTTCTTTCCCGTCATCGAGGTGCTAACGGCCGTGGCCCTGGCGCTGATCCTGTGGTACGGGGGCGGCGAGACCATCCAGGGGGCCATGACGGTGGGCGTGGTGGCGGCCTTCCTCCAGTACACGCGCCGCTTCTTCCGTCCCATCCAGGACCTGTCGGAAAAGTACAACATCCTGCAGGGCGCCATGGCGGCGTCGGAGCGCATCTTCGAGCTGCTGGACACCGAGCCCGAGGTGCGCGACGCGGCCGAGCCCCTTCGGCTGCCGGAGCCGGGGCGGGGCGAAATCGAGTTCCGCGACGTCTGGTTCCGCTACGACGACGAGGGCGAGTGGGTGCTGCGTGGGGTGAGCTTCGTGGCGCGGCCGGGGGAGCGCGTGGCCATCGTGGGCGCCACCGGGGCGGGGAAGAGCACCATCATCTCGCTGCTGATGAGGTTCTACGAGCCCAGCCGCGGCGAGGTGCGCTTCGACGGGGTGCCCATCCACCGCGTGGCCGTGGCTGAGCTGCGCGGGCGCATTTCGCTGGTGCTCCAGGACGTGTTCCTGTTCAGCGAGGACGTGGCGTCAAACATTCGGCTGGGCGACGAGGGGATCAGCGACGAGGCGGTGCGCCAGGCGGCGGTTCGCGTGGGGGCCGACCGGTTCGTGCAGCGGCTGCCCGGCGGATACGCGCAGCCGCTGGGGGAGCGCGGGCTTTCGTTGAGCGTGGGCGAGCGGCAGCTGGTGTCGTTCGCGCGGGCCCTGGCGTTCGAGCCGCTGGTGCTGGTGCTGGACGAGGCCACCAGCTCGGTGGATTCGGAGCTGGAGGCACAGATCGACGAGGCCTTGGCGGAGCTGATGCGCGGGCGCACCTCGCTGGTGATCGCGCATCGCCTGTCCACCGTCCAGAGCGCGGACCAAATCCTTGTGCTTCACCACGGCGAGCTTCGCGAGCGCGGCACGCATGGCGAGCTGCTGCGGCAGGGCGGGCTGTACTCGAGGCTCCACGAGCTGCAGTTCGTGCGGTCCAGCGGCGGGTAA
- a CDS encoding RAD55 family ATPase, with amino-acid sequence MTTATRTSALYEEMSLVFLAVDQLNVNFAHRQWKGQASSTHEVVRRTFDRLATDVSNWLPVSEIRSLFLRCGICPVVNLSVLARLLECIAHTERVEFRAGPQDPRGAWTLPSERHYPPPPGEEVLFQDLHIYRIDDQLSFSSGGRLFAGLGEEVEDVAKHLPVRLYDEFLDPIAALRMYLTRVHDVREVEVGHYLQNWIVTTFRIPHTQEFRFTLAKVCDAVNEIFHGVSHPAHRSLAARGATLGTSLLVQTIARLLDGVGKESLSYALGVFLFLRKRRLLRFRYQLLEVPLSDPSAPAGSSSDSARERVVGRAAHRRQCVSMLRPLEYTFLQTAIFGIQIGIQGLNFVLRGGLLPRVATGRTFVISGPPGSGKTLFALQLLCDIAAKGGLGVYCSLEEDYDSILERLVTFDLIRPSFRVLLGKDEPLELLRSERATAEEHPCGTLLLYQLPHGEPARISEIVEELTRDTAYNVRALVLDSLNALTFEENIQQDRIRTSLYSIVREVEDHRFFGFFLSEADDPRLGVVAYLADTVLELTPSERGQMRRLEVRKSRTQDYHRGPHPFHLAERKGIVVFPSLGSVRDTIRRRVTATLSQHRHIPLPAELGNSLGVPYLQEKSSVLIAGAPVSTVLQFSLQLFTEPSNDERRPLLNRLGTSGRVRNALIVTFNTSEVRFNQILRRNRALHSRWVKMSFQGQPQLRWYSPGGSLTADQVLAELRQYILRGRRYGHPIERVLFYEVEMIDRLLPTLAAEKLFWPTIIQFLNTEAITSMFVVNELDAHMSSASQTLEAEADYSFRITERRPSDPHAGGDESPVESAAVITDSTKAPAVYVETRRIPKLSGFRTGGVALAERDADLIR; translated from the coding sequence ATGACCACCGCCACGCGAACTTCGGCGCTCTACGAGGAGATGAGCCTAGTCTTCCTCGCGGTGGACCAGCTGAACGTCAACTTTGCTCACCGACAGTGGAAGGGACAAGCATCCTCCACTCACGAGGTGGTTCGCCGAACGTTCGACCGTCTCGCCACGGACGTATCCAATTGGCTACCAGTGTCCGAGATTCGGTCCCTGTTTCTGAGGTGCGGCATCTGCCCCGTGGTAAACCTGTCGGTCCTTGCTCGTTTGTTAGAGTGCATCGCGCATACAGAGAGGGTTGAGTTCCGGGCTGGGCCGCAGGATCCCCGCGGCGCATGGACCCTGCCCTCGGAACGCCATTATCCGCCGCCGCCGGGAGAGGAGGTGTTGTTTCAGGACCTGCACATCTACCGCATCGATGACCAGTTAAGCTTCTCCTCCGGCGGCCGCCTTTTCGCCGGCCTAGGCGAGGAGGTGGAGGACGTTGCCAAGCACCTGCCGGTGCGTCTCTATGACGAGTTTCTAGACCCGATCGCAGCGCTTCGAATGTACCTCACCCGCGTACACGATGTGCGGGAAGTTGAGGTCGGGCACTACCTTCAGAACTGGATCGTCACAACGTTCCGCATTCCGCACACTCAGGAGTTTCGCTTCACCCTCGCGAAAGTTTGTGACGCGGTTAACGAAATCTTCCATGGCGTGAGTCACCCTGCGCACCGGTCCCTCGCTGCGCGGGGCGCTACCCTCGGCACTAGCCTGCTGGTTCAAACGATCGCACGCTTGCTGGACGGCGTGGGGAAGGAGTCGCTTTCATATGCGTTGGGCGTCTTTCTGTTCTTGCGCAAGCGGAGACTACTACGCTTCCGCTATCAGCTACTCGAAGTACCGCTCTCAGATCCTTCGGCACCCGCGGGGTCGTCCTCCGATTCTGCCCGCGAGCGCGTAGTGGGCCGCGCCGCGCATCGTCGCCAGTGCGTTAGCATGCTTCGGCCTCTTGAGTACACATTCCTGCAGACGGCTATATTCGGCATACAGATTGGTATCCAGGGGCTGAATTTCGTCCTACGCGGTGGGCTCCTACCGCGTGTCGCGACGGGGCGTACGTTTGTCATCAGTGGCCCTCCGGGTAGCGGAAAAACGCTTTTCGCACTCCAACTGCTCTGCGACATCGCTGCCAAAGGAGGCCTCGGCGTCTACTGCTCGCTAGAAGAAGACTACGATAGCATTTTAGAGCGCCTCGTAACATTCGACCTCATTCGTCCGAGCTTCCGCGTTTTGCTCGGGAAGGATGAGCCGCTTGAACTCCTGCGCAGTGAGCGCGCTACGGCCGAGGAGCATCCGTGTGGGACATTGCTCCTATACCAGCTTCCGCACGGGGAGCCGGCCCGTATTAGCGAAATCGTCGAAGAGCTAACGAGAGACACTGCGTACAACGTTCGTGCTCTCGTACTTGATTCTTTGAATGCGCTCACGTTTGAGGAAAATATTCAGCAGGATCGGATACGAACTTCCTTATACAGCATCGTAAGAGAGGTGGAGGATCATCGGTTCTTCGGGTTCTTCCTTAGTGAAGCGGACGACCCGCGGCTGGGGGTTGTGGCGTACCTTGCTGACACCGTACTAGAACTCACACCGAGCGAGCGCGGGCAGATGCGACGGTTGGAGGTGCGGAAATCGCGCACTCAGGATTACCACCGCGGTCCCCACCCGTTTCACCTTGCTGAGCGAAAAGGCATCGTTGTCTTTCCTTCGCTAGGCTCGGTAAGGGACACCATTCGACGCCGGGTTACGGCCACGCTCAGCCAGCACCGGCACATTCCCCTCCCGGCGGAGTTGGGTAACTCACTGGGCGTACCGTACCTACAGGAGAAGAGCTCGGTGCTCATAGCCGGGGCACCGGTATCAACCGTTCTTCAGTTTAGCCTTCAACTCTTTACAGAGCCCTCTAACGATGAGCGTCGTCCTTTGCTCAACCGTTTAGGGACAAGCGGGCGAGTACGAAACGCGTTGATTGTGACCTTCAACACATCAGAGGTGCGGTTCAACCAGATCCTCCGCCGGAACCGCGCTCTGCACAGCCGGTGGGTGAAGATGAGTTTCCAAGGCCAGCCGCAATTGCGTTGGTACTCCCCTGGTGGCAGCCTAACAGCCGACCAGGTATTGGCCGAACTGCGCCAATACATCCTCCGCGGGCGTCGATACGGACATCCGATCGAGCGCGTGCTCTTCTACGAGGTGGAGATGATCGATCGGCTCCTTCCCACTCTTGCCGCGGAAAAGCTGTTCTGGCCCACCATAATCCAGTTCCTCAACACTGAGGCAATCACCTCTATGTTCGTGGTGAATGAACTTGACGCGCATATGTCATCCGCAAGCCAAACGCTCGAAGCAGAGGCCGATTACTCGTTCAGGATCACCGAACGTCGTCCTTCCGACCCGCACGCGGGGGGGGATGAGTCGCCGGTCGAGAGTGCAGCAGTCATAACGGACTCTACCAAGGCGCCGGCAGTGTACGTTGAGACACGACGAATCCCAAAGCTCTCCGGCTTTCGGACTGGTGGAGTGGCGCTCGCCGAGAGGGACGCCGACCTGATCAGGTAG